A genomic region of Lycorma delicatula isolate Av1 chromosome 4, ASM4794821v1, whole genome shotgun sequence contains the following coding sequences:
- the LOC142322644 gene encoding uncharacterized protein LOC142322644 — MIVGVYVSPNIELAEFTRFVDILQGLITNSPKRLVMLGDFNSKMVMAGSSYTNRRGQILADLLETTGSHCINDGTPTYVARGHQSVLDLTILDNRWKSELYDWMVLLDDIDSDHRATILDLKDANFERVECPPLPSFSAEQIELIVNRTADRLKDRQQQTPEALSNIIKQEIDRVASNAARRRNVYWWTTEIGNMRQELQSLRRRKQRLLRNGREDYRI; from the coding sequence ATGATAGTGGGTGTATATGTGTCACCCAACATAGAGCTTGCGGAATTTACTCGCTTCGTAGATATCTTACAGGGATTAATTACTAATTCACCGAAGAGATTAGTTATGTTGGGTGACTTTAATAGTAAAATGGTGATGGCTGGTAGTAGTTACACGAACAGGAGAGGACAGATCCTGGCGGACCTGCTTGAGACTACTGGCTCTCATTGTATAAACGACGGCACACCCACTTATGTAGCAAGAGGCCACCAGTCGGTGCTGGATTTGACCATCCTGGATAATAGATGGAAAAGTGAACTATATGACTGGATGGTCCTCCTTGACGATATAGATAGTGATCACCGCGCAACGATACTAGACCTGAAAGATGCGAATTTTGAGCGAGTGGAGTGTCCTCCCCTACCAAGTTTTTCAGCGGAACAAATTGAACTAATAGTCAATAGAACAGCTGATAGACTAAAAGATAGGCAGCAGCAGACTCCTGAagctttatcaaatataattaaacaagagATAGATAGAGTGGCAAGTAATGCTGCAAGGAGACGTAATGTATATTGGTGGACGACCGAGATCGGGAatatgagacaagagctccagtcccttaggagaagaaAACAGAGACTTCTCAGAAATGGTAGGGAAGATTACAGGATATAG